The Clostridium sp. 'White wine YQ' genome contains a region encoding:
- a CDS encoding 5'-methylthioadenosine/adenosylhomocysteine nucleosidase, with amino-acid sequence MIIGIIAAMSEELALLLEDMDVTSKEDKAKMTFHKGSLWGKEVIAVVCGVGKVNAAVCAQILASEYKVDKVINVGVAGGIGKDIYPGDVVIADNLVEHDMDTTAFGDPHGQIPRLDTFDFKCDRELVTLAEEACNEASDIKSFKGRIVTGDQFVASIDKIQWLSSEFEAFACEMEGGSIAHTCYLNNIPFVVIRSISDNANNGAHMDFEKFTPIGVRNSTTILEKMLKKM; translated from the coding sequence ATGATAATTGGAATTATAGCTGCAATGTCTGAGGAATTAGCGCTACTTTTAGAAGATATGGATGTTACTTCAAAAGAGGATAAAGCTAAGATGACATTCCACAAAGGAAGTCTATGGGGAAAAGAAGTAATAGCTGTAGTTTGCGGAGTTGGTAAAGTTAATGCTGCTGTATGTGCTCAAATATTAGCAAGTGAATATAAAGTTGATAAAGTTATTAATGTAGGTGTAGCAGGAGGAATTGGAAAAGATATTTATCCTGGAGATGTAGTTATAGCCGACAATCTTGTAGAACATGACATGGATACTACTGCATTTGGGGATCCTCATGGCCAAATACCAAGATTAGATACTTTTGATTTTAAATGTGATAGAGAACTTGTAACTTTAGCAGAGGAAGCTTGTAATGAAGCTTCTGATATAAAAAGTTTTAAAGGCAGAATTGTAACTGGTGATCAGTTCGTAGCTAGCATTGATAAAATACAATGGTTATCAAGTGAATTTGAAGCTTTTGCTTGTGAAATGGAAGGTGGAAGTATTGCTCATACTTGTTACCTAAATAACATACCATTTGTAGTAATTCGTTCAATCTCTGATAATGCTAACAATGGGGCTCATATGGATTTTGAAAAATTTACACCAATTGGAGTAAGAAATTCTACAACTATTTTGGAAAAAATGCTAAAGAAAATGTAA